The genome window CTTCTGGCGTCTCACCAAAAGTTGGTCGTTTAATTCTTCGATATTTGACACGTATTTCACTCCTTAATGTTTTTGCGCTCCAAAACGGCACAATAGTCCATAATGTTTCCATTGTACAGTATTTCGTTTGGTGATTCACCTGTTTCGAATTAATTTTAAATATCAGACAATTCTGTTAAGTGATTTCCCTTTACATAACAAAAAGGCATCATCAGCTGATGCCTTTCATTACTGTTTATACAATAACCGCTTCTTCTTCGTATTCCTCTGCCACACTATTTAAAAGAATACGTAAATCTTGCTCAGTCTCTGTTAAATTGATGGCATTACGGATTTTCCCGTTTCCGCGAATTCCTTTTAAATACCATGATGCATGTTTACGCATTTCTCTTACCGCCACTTTTTCACCTTTAAGTGCTTTTAAACGTTCAAAATGAAGTAAACAAACGTCCATCTTTTCACGAATAGAAGGCTCTGGAATTTGAATACCTGATTCCAAGTATTTCACCGTTTGATAGATCATCCATGGATTTCCTAAAGCAGCACGACCAATCATAACCGCGTCTGCATTCGTATGTTCCAGAATGCGCTTTGCATCTTCCGGTGTTTCCACGTCCCCATTCGCGATAAACGGGATGCTAATATTTTTTTTCACTTCAGCTAAGACATCCCAGTTTGCCTTACCTTCGTACATTTGCACACGTGTTCGGCCATGCATTGCAATCGCGGCTGCACCTGCACGTTCTGCTGCTTGAGCATTTTCTACAGCGAATACACGCTCTTCATCCCATCCGATACGCATTTTTACCGAAACCGGCTTATCGACTGCATCGACAACAGCTGAAACCATTTCGTAAATTTTGTTCGGATCAAGAAGCCATTTTGCGCCAGCTTCACATTTAATAATTTTGTTTACAGGACAACCCATGTTGATATCGATAATGTCGGCTGTTGTATGTTTGTCTACAAATTTTGCCGCCTCTACTAAATTTTCTTTGTCTCCTCCGAAAATTTGCAGTGTCATCGGATTTTCTCGCTCATCGATATAAAGCATGTCCAATGTTTTTTTGTTGCGGGTATTCAACGCCTTATCACTGATCATTTCCGCATAGACTAACCCTGCACCAAATTCTTTTACCGTTAATCGGAAAGCCGAGTTGCAGATTCCCGCCATCGGAGCAAGAACGACACGGTTATCCATAATAATATCGCCTATTTGGAAAGGCTTTTGGTCGATGTTTGACACCTTTTGTTCCCTCCACCAGGTTATTCACCTTTTAATTCGATTATATCTATTTGTAATACATCTGCAATTGTTTGAAGCTGTTCTTCGGAGGGTTGTTTCTCGCCTCGTTCAATCCGCCCTAAAATTGTTACAGATATACCAATATGTTTTGCAAATTCGGTTTGCTGAATTCGTTTCAGTTTTCGAAAGGCACGAATTCTGCGACCGTATTGATTTTCTTCCACAGATTGACGCCTTCTTTCTTTATATCAAGTGCATGTAACGCTTTTTGCACGCCTACAAGCATATCATAATTTTGCGTCATAATCTCTTCTAACGGCACAAGAACGAATGCACGCTCATACATACGAGGATGCGGAATCGTTAAGGCTTCTGTTTCATATTGTTTTTGACCATACAGCAAAATGTCCAAATCGATTATTCGCGGTCCCCAGCGGAATTCACGAACACGGCCAAGATCATTTTCGATTTTTTGGCATTGTGCTAGTAGATTATGGGCATCAAGCTCCGTCTCAAGAGCAACGGCAATATTTAAAAAATCGGCCTGATCTGTAAAACCGACTGCTGCCGTTTCATAAATTGAAGAAATCGCTGTTACAGATATCGCCTCATGTGCGATGAGCAGCTTTACCGCGTCTTGCAAGTTTTGCTCACGCTCACCAATATTCGTACCAATCGATAAATAGGCTGTCGTCATACGAATTGCCCTCTTGTAATTTCGACCGCGACTTCTTTGTAATGTCCCGGTATTGGAGGATCAGGCTTAATAATTTCGACGCGGCACCCAAAAATCTGACCTTCATATTGCGTTAAAATACTTGAAGCAACTTTTTCCGCAACCGCTTCAATTAATTTATACGGTTTACCTTCAATCACTTCTTTACAGATATCATAAACGCCAACATAACTTACCGTATGATCCAGCTCATCTGTCTCACCCGCTCGTTTCATGTCCACAGCAAGCGATACATTAGCCCGAAAGCGTTGCCCTAATACGTTCTCTTCCGGTAATACACCGTGATAACCAAAAAACTGCATTTCTTTTAAATGAATGTAATCCATTGCAAACTCCTTAATGTCTCGGTGCCAATTCACCTTGTACTTCAAATTTCCCTACAAGCGCATCCATCATTCTTACTGTACGCGCCACTTCTTTAACATCATGAACACGCATCATATGGCAGCCCATTTGGACACCAAATGCACAAGTAGCGGCTGTCCCTTCCACTCGTTCCTCTACAGGTAATTCTAAAATTGACCCAATCATACGCTTGCGGGATGTCGCAAGCAATACCGGATATCCTAATGCAACAAGTTCATCAAGGCGCTGCATCGTTTCAATGCTTTCACTTAAGCTTTTCACAAAACCGATGCCCGGATCAAGGAAAATATGCTCGTCTCTTACTCCCGCTGCTTTTGCAATTGCAATACTTTCCTGCATATCGGCCATATAATCAGCAAAGTAGTTATCGTACTGATCTGACAGACGGTTATGCATTAAAATAATCGGTACATCCAGTTCTGCTGCAACATTTGCCATTTCCGGATCCGCTTTTGCGCCCCAAATGTCATTAATAATATGTGCACCCGCTTCAATTGCGGCACGCGCAACATTTGATTTATACGTATCAATTGAAATAATCGCAGGTACTTCTTTTAAAAGCGCTCGAATTACCGGTACGACACGTGCAATTTCCTCCTCATCGGAAATTCGTATATAACCAGGGCGTGTTGATTCCCCGCCGACATCGATGATTTTCGCTCCATCTGCCACCATTTTTTTCGCCTGGGCAACGGCTTTTTCTATCGAATTGAACTTGCCGCCATCCGAAAATGAGTCCGGTGTTACATTTAAAATGCCCATCACGAATGTTTCTTTGCGGAAATCCAGCTCAATCCCATTTAATGTGAGTACTTTATAGTTTTCTAACATGACGGTCTCCTAAACGCGTATTGATTTTTTGTAAATATATTTGATGCAGCTTTTTATAAAGTCTGCCTTCACTGCCGGCAAACTGTACCTTCCCAATACGGGAAATCGGTACAAGCTCCTGTACAGCCGTTGTAATAAAACATTCATCCGCCTGTTCCAATTCCCATGCCATAAAGCGGCCTTCTCGGACCGGGATTTGGAGTTCGTCAGCGAGTTGAATGACTATTTTTCGGGTAATGCCCGGTAAAATACCTAAATTAGTAGAAGGCGTATACAGTATACCATCTTTTATCCAAAAGACATTTGACGTAATACCTTCTGCTACAACACCGTCCTGATCCGTAAAGAAACCTTCTTGTGTCGCTAAACTCGGCAATTCTAACCGCGCTCGAACATTATTGCCGTAATGATGGCTTTTATAGCGGATCTGCTGTTCAGGAGAATTACGTGCTGTTTTCAGCCAGACCGCTTCTTTTTCTGTACCGCGCACCATATTCGGCAGTTCTTTACGAAACAGAATAACGGTTGGTTCGTTATATTCTGACGGAGCAAGTCCAATCGAATGCACACCAGCCGATACATTTAAACGAAAATACCCTTCTTTGCCATTCTGTGCATTGAGCTTTTCAATGACCTCTTCTATGTTCTGTAGCGTATACGGAAAATGAATACGGTACTCTTTTAACGCTTCCAGCAGGCGGCTGAAATGTTCATGCAAATAGACAGCCTTGCCCTCATATGTCCGAAACGTTTCAAAAAAACCGAGACCATATAAAAAACCGTGATCAAACGGGGAAATTTTCAAGTCCTGTTCATCGATATACTGGCCATTCATCCAACAAAGCATTGCCCATCCCTCCTAACAATACGTCTCAATAAATGTTCGTAACAGTTGCTTGCCGTCTTCAGTCATAATCGATTCAGGATGATATTGAACTCCTTCAATC of Solibacillus isronensis contains these proteins:
- the dusB gene encoding tRNA dihydrouridine synthase DusB — translated: MSNIDQKPFQIGDIIMDNRVVLAPMAGICNSAFRLTVKEFGAGLVYAEMISDKALNTRNKKTLDMLYIDERENPMTLQIFGGDKENLVEAAKFVDKHTTADIIDINMGCPVNKIIKCEAGAKWLLDPNKIYEMVSAVVDAVDKPVSVKMRIGWDEERVFAVENAQAAERAGAAAIAMHGRTRVQMYEGKANWDVLAEVKKNISIPFIANGDVETPEDAKRILEHTNADAVMIGRAALGNPWMIYQTVKYLESGIQIPEPSIREKMDVCLLHFERLKALKGEKVAVREMRKHASWYLKGIRGNGKIRNAINLTETEQDLRILLNSVAEEYEEEAVIV
- a CDS encoding helix-turn-helix domain-containing protein, yielding MEENQYGRRIRAFRKLKRIQQTEFAKHIGISVTILGRIERGEKQPSEEQLQTIADVLQIDIIELKGE
- the folK gene encoding 2-amino-4-hydroxy-6-hydroxymethyldihydropteridine diphosphokinase, whose translation is MTTAYLSIGTNIGEREQNLQDAVKLLIAHEAISVTAISSIYETAAVGFTDQADFLNIAVALETELDAHNLLAQCQKIENDLGRVREFRWGPRIIDLDILLYGQKQYETEALTIPHPRMYERAFVLVPLEEIMTQNYDMLVGVQKALHALDIKKEGVNLWKKINTVAEFVPFEN
- the folB gene encoding dihydroneopterin aldolase → MDYIHLKEMQFFGYHGVLPEENVLGQRFRANVSLAVDMKRAGETDELDHTVSYVGVYDICKEVIEGKPYKLIEAVAEKVASSILTQYEGQIFGCRVEIIKPDPPIPGHYKEVAVEITRGQFV
- the folP gene encoding dihydropteroate synthase, translating into MLENYKVLTLNGIELDFRKETFVMGILNVTPDSFSDGGKFNSIEKAVAQAKKMVADGAKIIDVGGESTRPGYIRISDEEEIARVVPVIRALLKEVPAIISIDTYKSNVARAAIEAGAHIINDIWGAKADPEMANVAAELDVPIILMHNRLSDQYDNYFADYMADMQESIAIAKAAGVRDEHIFLDPGIGFVKSLSESIETMQRLDELVALGYPVLLATSRKRMIGSILELPVEERVEGTAATCAFGVQMGCHMMRVHDVKEVARTVRMMDALVGKFEVQGELAPRH
- the pabC gene encoding aminodeoxychorismate lyase, whose translation is MLCWMNGQYIDEQDLKISPFDHGFLYGLGFFETFRTYEGKAVYLHEHFSRLLEALKEYRIHFPYTLQNIEEVIEKLNAQNGKEGYFRLNVSAGVHSIGLAPSEYNEPTVILFRKELPNMVRGTEKEAVWLKTARNSPEQQIRYKSHHYGNNVRARLELPSLATQEGFFTDQDGVVAEGITSNVFWIKDGILYTPSTNLGILPGITRKIVIQLADELQIPVREGRFMAWELEQADECFITTAVQELVPISRIGKVQFAGSEGRLYKKLHQIYLQKINTRLGDRHVRKL